The genomic region TCGCTGGCTTGCCAGGCGATGTAAGCGGATTGAGTAGCCAGCCAAGTGTTCGCAGTCTCGGTCTGGATTTTGGTGCGCACGCCCTGTTCACGCTCGACGGCTACCAGCTGATTCGCCGCCGCCATCTGCTGACTGGCCTTGCGCCCGCCGCCAGGCAGCGGAATGGTAAGGCTCACGCCGACCACTTTCTCTTCACCGCCGCGCTCATCGGCAAAACGCACGCCGACACTGGGATCCGGGATGCGATCTGCTTCGCTGCGCGACAACATCAGACCGTATCGCCGGGTGTCGGCATGAGCAATGGCCAGCTCGTGGTTATGTTGCATGGTACGCTGCTGCCATACGTCAAGACCGTCGGTCACCGGCACAGGTTGCGGCAGTATCGGATTCTCGGGAATGCTGATTGCCGGATAGCGGCGACTAAGCTCGTTACGCGCGGTAGCAAGACGCAACTCGGCCTCGGCCAGCTGCGCCTGCGCCTGCGACAGCGCCGCTTCGGCCTGTAGCTGGTCGAGCCTGGCGGCATCGCCGGCCTTGACGCGTTTTTGCACGATACGCATCTGCTCAGTCAGACCATCGATCTGCGCGTGCCACTGCCGGGTCTGATAGAACTCGCGCAGCCAGTTAAACCAGCTGGCAAGCAACATGCGCCCGGATTCATGCAGCGCATCGCCCAGCATATAGTGTGCCTGCACCACGCCCTGCTCGCCCAGTTCGTTATCTATGCGCGACTTGCTGGGCAGCCGCAACGCTCGCTCCAGACTGACATCCCATTCGTGATAACGGTTATCCGGCACCATGGTACGGCGTTGCTGGGAATTGAGGCGAACGCTGGTTTCATAGCCACCGGCACGCAAACGGTCGCGATTGGCGGCTTCGACACCCAGATTCGCCGTGGCCGCTCGCACCGTTGGGGTGTTATTCAAAGCGGTGGAGACAGCTGACAGCGGCGGCAGATCGGGCGGACTCAGATAGCTGTCCGCATATACCGGTGCTGCGAATAACGAGGCGATCAATAC from Sulfuriferula sp. AH1 harbors:
- a CDS encoding TolC family protein, with product MKKLIVLIASLFAAPVYADSYLSPPDLPPLSAVSTALNNTPTVRAATANLGVEAANRDRLRAGGYETSVRLNSQQRRTMVPDNRYHEWDVSLERALRLPSKSRIDNELGEQGVVQAHYMLGDALHESGRMLLASWFNWLREFYQTRQWHAQIDGLTEQMRIVQKRVKAGDAARLDQLQAEAALSQAQAQLAEAELRLATARNELSRRYPAISIPENPILPQPVPVTDGLDVWQQRTMQHNHELAIAHADTRRYGLMLSRSEADRIPDPSVGVRFADERGGEEKVVGVSLTIPLPGGGRKASQQMAAANQLVAVEREQGVRTKIQTETANTWLATQSAYIAWQASETASDAMRKQADLMGRAYQLGESGLSDLLNARRLAQDAELNAINSRLAAAQARYRLLLDTHALWPIDADEEGHDAVK